A single genomic interval of Deltaproteobacteria bacterium harbors:
- a CDS encoding transposase, which translates to MLINQAMEKLAQMKLEGFLDGLREQMGSPAFGDMPFEDRLGLLVDREYTLRENRRLTRRLQETRLKTRADVEDVDFRAKRGLDKRVYLELAGCSWISRHHNLIITGPTGVGKSYLACALGRKACREGYRSIYYRFSDFIRELTISVVDGSYPKLAAKLAKRDLLVIDDWLRDPVSADQARQIIDILDDRFRNKSTLLTSQAPVPSWHERFKDPTLADAILDRLVHDAHRLELKGDSMRKNTSPLTENGH; encoded by the coding sequence ATGCTGATCAATCAGGCCATGGAAAAGCTGGCCCAGATGAAGCTTGAGGGCTTTCTGGACGGGCTACGGGAACAGATGGGCTCGCCGGCATTCGGCGACATGCCCTTCGAGGACAGGCTGGGGCTGCTTGTGGACAGGGAATACACGCTGCGGGAGAACCGCCGGCTGACCCGCCGACTTCAGGAGACGCGTCTTAAAACCAGGGCTGACGTCGAGGACGTGGACTTCCGGGCCAAGAGGGGGCTCGACAAGAGGGTCTACCTGGAACTCGCCGGTTGCTCCTGGATCTCCCGGCACCACAACCTGATCATCACGGGGCCGACGGGAGTCGGAAAGAGCTATCTCGCCTGCGCCCTGGGACGAAAGGCCTGCCGTGAGGGCTACCGGTCCATCTACTACCGTTTCTCGGACTTCATCAGGGAACTGACCATCTCTGTCGTGGATGGCTCATATCCAAAGCTTGCCGCAAAGCTCGCCAAGAGGGACCTGCTCGTCATCGACGACTGGCTCAGGGACCCGGTTTCGGCGGATCAGGCGAGACAGATCATCGATATCCTCGATGATCGCTTCAGGAACAAATCGACCTTGCTGACCAGTCAGGCGCCGGTGCCGTCTTGGCATGAACGGTTTAAAGACCCGACCCTGGCGGACGCCATCCTGGACCGTCTCGTCCACGACGCCCACCGCCTAGAACTCAAGGGGGATTCCATGCGAAAGAACACTTCCCCCTTGACGGAAAACGGCCACTAA